Genomic window (Akkermansiaceae bacterium):
CCGACTCACCTATCGACCTCAAAGCCATCACTCCACGTGAGCTGGAAGAACTATTTGAAGACCCCTTCGCCATCCGCTTTTTGCCCGATGCCGATCGCGACGATGGCGAATCCCGCTTCTACGCGCTGGGCCGCACCGTGCAGGACCGTCACCTTTTCATCTCATTCTGGACCGACGGAAAATCAGCCCGTGTCTTTGCCGCACGTGAAATGACCGAGGGCGAGCTCCGGTTCTATCAACGCAGCTACGGAGAAATCAAATAACCACCTGCCGGATAAACCACCCCTAACCACCTTTCAATTTTTTCACGATGAACACCATCCAATCCTGGACAGACATTCCACCCTTTGCCGACGATGAAGCCGAAGCCGCCTACTGGCTGGAGCACGAACTTGACCCCGCCCTGATGGCTAGCTCGGTCCATAAACCGGACTCACGTGAATCCACGACCATTACCCTGCGGTTCGACCCCCGTATGCTGGCCCGCATCAAACGTCTCGCCCGCTCCCGCTACCTCAACTACCAGTCGATGATGAAACAATGGCTGGCTGAGAGAATCGAGGAGGAGCAGGGGAACCTGCCCAACGGCTAGCATTCGCTAGGTTTGGAGTGGCTCAGTGCATGCATGGCTCATTGCCTGAGTGGGTCGGAAATGTGGCCCAAAGCCCCCCCTGTGTTCCGCTTTCCCGTTTCTATCGCTTGACGAATTTACGTCAGCCCATTAAACCCTCCCTGCGTCCGCCCAGCCTTTATCGGCGGCACCTTTTTCAAAGCGCCCTTAGCTCAGTTGGATAGAGCACCGGATTTCTAATCCGTAGGTCACAGGTTCGAATCCTGTAGGGCGTATCTTCTTTTTTCGGAGTGCGGAGATGCATTCTCCGCTTTGAATACTCTATTCGACGTTGCTGCTGTTTGAAGGAATGATCTGCATTACATCTTCACCGAACCATTCAGCTTATCGAGGAGTGGAAGGTGAATGGTATCCAGACGGTGCAAGGAGAAGCGACGTGCCAGGGAGAATACAAAGCGGAGAATGCATCTCCGCACTCCAAATACTGTTAGGCTCCACGTCCCAACAAAGCCAGCATTCTGCCCGTGTTCCCTTTTTCGACTCGGTAGCTGTAATAGCTTGCCAAATCCGTGCTGGTGCATAGGCCAGAGTCGGTAAACTGGCTTTCCGGGACTCCGGCGGCGATCGCTTGCTGGCGGATGGTGGCGGCGAAGTCGACCTCGTAGGCGGGGGGGCGGATGCAGGGGGCCAGGACCACGACCAGGTCAGCTGGGTTGCTGCCGAATTGCCCGCTCATCATGGCGATGGCTTTGCCGGTGATGTTTCCTTCGGTTCCCTTTTTTCCTGAGTGAAGAAGGGCTAAAACGCCTTGCACGGGATCGCAAATGTAGACGGCTCCGCAGTCGGCGACGTAGATCCCGAGCAGGACACCAGGGTCGGCGGTGATCAAGCCATCGACGTCTGGCCAGGTCCGGGCGGGGTTGTCTTTCCCAACGATGGCAATGTCAGCGCCATGCACCTGCTCGGCCCGATGAAACTGCGACCATGTGAACCCTAGGTCGTTGACGGCTGCTTCGTGGGCGGGCCGGAGCCTCTGCACGGTCGCTTCCCGGTCGGTA
Coding sequences:
- a CDS encoding BrnT family toxin encodes the protein MELDLTDSPIDLKAITPRELEELFEDPFAIRFLPDADRDDGESRFYALGRTVQDRHLFISFWTDGKSARVFAAREMTEGELRFYQRSYGEIK
- a CDS encoding polyphenol oxidase family protein; the encoded protein is MTQAPYYLNALNALEGVHADFIGRIPGVPVDTDREATVQRLRPAHEAAVNDLGFTWSQFHRAEQVHGADIAIVGKDNPARTWPDVDGLITADPGVLLGIYVADCGAVYICDPVQGVLALLHSGKKGTEGNITGKAIAMMSGQFGSNPADLVVVLAPCIRPPAYEVDFAATIRQQAIAAGVPESQFTDSGLCTSTDLASYYSYRVEKGNTGRMLALLGRGA